The DNA sequence CAGGCCGCCACCGCCGCCAACATTCGCGCGATGCTGAAGGACTCCGCCGTCCTGGCCACTTCGCGGGGAGCCGCTTGCAGGATGCCCTGTCCCTGCGCTGCATCCCCCAGCTCCACGGCGCCGCGAAGAAGATGTTGCGCGACGCCAAGGCCCCCCTCGAAGTCGAGCTGAACTCCTGCTGCGACAACCCCGTCGTCTGGGACGAGGACGGAGACGCGGGGGTCCTTTCCACCGGCAACTGCGACTTCTCCTACGTGGGCCTCGCCATGGACGGCGGGGCCATCGCCGCGACCATGTTGGCGAAGATGTCCGAGCGCCGGAACAGCCGCTTCCTCGACGAGAACCTGTCTGGCTATCCGGCCTATCTGGTGAAGACACCCGGACTCCACTCCGGCCAGCTCGTGGACCTGGTCGAGGAGACTGTTGGCGCGTTGCAATCGCTTCGATTGGCTCTCGCTTGCGAGCGTGCCGGGCGAGCCCCAGCTTTGGCGCCGGAGTCCGGGCTGGAGGCGGGAGGGGAAAGTGGAGCGCGTGGACCTGCTCGTGCGACTGCTCGTGGCGGGAGGCGCGGGCATCGTCCTGGGCCTGCCGTATCGCAAGCGACCGGGCGGTGTGCGGACCCATTACCTCGTCACGCTGGGCGCCGCGCTGTTCTGTTCCGCGGGCGCCAATGTGGTGGGACCGAAGGCCCAGGAGACGCTGCGCATCATCCAGGGCGTCGCGTCTGGCATTGGCTTCGTGGGCGCCGCCAGCGTGCTCAAGCGAGGGAGCGCCATCTTCGGCATCACCACGGCCGCCTCCATCTGGATCGCCGCGGCGGTGGGCTGCGAGGCCGTGCTGGGCAGCCCCGTGCTCGCGGGCCTCGTGGCCGTGGTCATCGCGCTGTCGAACCTGCTGTTGAGTTTGCTGGAGCGCCGCGTGTTCCATCGGCGGAGGGTGATGAGCGAATTCCAGGACGAGGTCCCCACCCCGAAGCCACCCTGTCAGGACTGACAGGAGGCACCGCGAGACGCGGTGCCTCCCGAGAGGCCGCTCGCCTCGGACCTCAGGCGTGGCTCTGCTGGAGTCGGTGCAGTGCCTTCTCGATTTCCTGCGCGAGGTTCATCACCTGGTCGCTGACCTCGGCCTTCCCCGCCGTCCGCGTCTCCTTCATCTTCTCCTTCACCTGTTCCTTGAGGGGCCCGATGCTCAAGCTGCCCGGGGCCTGGCTGGGGACGTAGTCGAGGAGGCTCTGGGCGAAGCGCTTCACGAGCGCCTGGGCGGGCACGAAGAGGAACATCCGCTCGCCGTACCATTGCGTATAGAGCCCGGAGTAGAGCCCCTCCTCGAACGGGTCCGAGCGCAGGTTGATGAGGTAGGGCCAGGCGGGGTTGAAGCGCTTGCCGCTGAACCACATGTCCGGACCATGGCCATCCTGGTAGCTGAAGATGACCTTCCAGTCGTCGTAGCGCACGGCGGCGATGTTGCCGCTGTCGAGCACGTAGATGAACTCGTGCCGCTTCCCAGGGCCTTGGCCTGACAGCAGCTCGCGTTGGTCGTACCCGTCCAGATGGACGCGGAAGGTCTTGTTGCCCACCTTGAAGCCCTGCTTGCACTTCTCCGCGAGGTCCGTGGGCCCGCCCGCCGCGGCGACGAGCGTGGGCATCCAGTCCTCATGCGCGAAGATGTCGTTGACGACGGTGCCCGGAGGGATGACGCCCGGCCAGCGTGCGACGCACGGCACGCGGACCCCGCCCTCCCAGGTGGAGCCCTTCTCGCCTCGGAACGGCGCGTTGCCGCCATCGGGCCAGCCCATCTTCTCCACGCCGTTGTCGGTGGAGAACACGACGAGGGTGTTGTCCGCGATGCCCAGTTCATCCAGCTTCTTCAGCAACAGGCCGACCTGATCATCCAGCTCGGTCATCGCGTCCGCGTAGAGCCCCTTGCCCGTCTTGTTCCGATACTTCTCCTGCAAGAACGTCCACACGTGGGTGCGCGTGGAGTTGTGCCAGAGGAAGAAGGGCTTGCCCTCCTGGACGGCTCGCTCCATGAAGGACAGCGACGAGGCGACGAACTCCTCGTCCACCGTCTCCATGCGCTTCTTGGTGAGCGGTCCGGTGTCGACGACCTTCTGCCGGCCCACGCGTCCCCAGCGCTCCTCCTCGGTCGGGTCATCCCGGTCGGTCGCCCAGCTGTGCAGCACGCCGCGCGGGCCGAAGCGCGCCTTGAACGCCGGGTCCTTGGGGTAGTCAGGGCACTCGGGCTCGTTCTCGGCGTTGAGGTGGTAGAGGTTCCCGTGGAACTCGTCGAAGCCGTGCACGGTGGGCAGGTAGCGATTCGAGTCGCCCAGGTGGTTCTTGCCGAACTGCCCGCAGACGTAGCCCAGTGGCTTGAGCATCTCCGCGATGGTGGGGTCCGAGTCCTGGAGCCCGTAGTCCGCGCCCGGCATGCCGATGGTGGTCAGCCCCGTGCGCAGCGGATTCATCCCGGTGATGAACGCGGCGCGGCCCGCCGTGCAGCTCTGCTGGCCGTAGCAGTCCGTCATCAGCGCGCCCTCTCGGGCGATGCGATCGATGTGGGGCGTCCGGTAGCCCATCATCCCCTGGTTGTAGGCGCTGATGTTCCACAGCCCGATGTCGTCGCCCCAGATGACGAGGATGTTCGGCTTGCGTCCCGCCTGCTTGGCGGCGTGACCGTTGCCATTCGTCTTGGGTTTGCCGTTGCCTGACATTGCGCGCGCTCCAGTGGCTCGAGAGAGGATTCCCGTCCACGGAAGGGTGGGCGGGGGTGGGGCCTCTGACGAGCCGTCCTCCAGGGTGAAGGGGCGCGTTCGCGGCTGACTGCCCTCTGTACCGCCGCGGCGCCTGGCTTCAGCGAGCGAGCATGTTGGCCAGACTCCGGGGGGAGTACCCGGCGAGGCGGACACACGTTCGCGTCAGGTGGGCCTGGTCCGCGAAGCCCGCGCTCGCGGCGGTGTCCGCCAGATGACCTGCGCGGAACAGGGGCAGGGAGCGCAGCAACCGACGCCACAGCAGCCAACGTCGCAATGAGATGCCCACCCGGGCATGGAACAGCTCGGACACGTGGCCCGGTGAGAGGCGCAGGCCGCGCGCGAGTTCAACCAGCGACCGGGGCTCGCTGTCCTCCAGGGTGTCCAGGAGTCGTGCAATGCGCCCGTCACCCACCGGTGCGGGTCCCGTGGGAAAGAGGCGGGCCGCGAGCGCCTCGGCCCTTCGCGGTGTGTCATGCGAGGGGTGGGCCGCGAGGCTCACTGCCTCCGCCAGGACCGCGGGGTCGGTGATGGCGAAGGGTTGGGATGGCAGCGAGGCCTGGACCGTGGCGCGGTGGCGATCCGCGTCCAGTACCACGCTGAGCAGGGGCCCCTCGCAGCGTGTGACATGCGGCACGTCTCGCGGCACGACGACGATGCGCCCGCGCGTGGTTCCTTCGGCATGCCGCACCGTCACGACATCGTCCAGGCCCACGAGCAGGGCGGTGCCCCACTGCCGGTGGGGCGCGGTCTGCGTTCGCGGTGAGCCGAGCACGAAGACACCAGCGTGAGGTTCGAGGAAAAGGAACGGTGCGAGGTGCATGCATCCGAAGAGCGTTCAAGCCCAGACGAGCCTGAAAACGTCACCCTGCAGGCTCTTTTCTTCGGGAGTCTTCATGGCGACACGTCGTGCCTCCTTCTCCGCAACCGTCCTGGCTTTCACTGTCTCGTTGCTCGCCTGCCACGACGCGAGTCCAGGCCCCGAGGCGCCTCGTTGTGACCCCTCGCCCCTGAGCGCCTCCCTCCAGAGCGCGCTGCGCGATGCCCAGGCCGCGAATCCGGGCAACCCGGGCTGGTTGCTCGCGGCCCGAATCCCAGCGGCGGGACTGGAGCTGGAAGAGGCCGTGCAGGCTCCGGGGCTGGAGGCGCTGAGCCCTCGCGCGCCGTTTCGCATCGCCAGCGTGACCAAGACGTTCATGGCCGCCGCCATCCTGCGGCTCGTGGAGCGGGGCCAGGTGTCGCTGGACGACACCGTGGCGGCGGTGTGCCCCGCGCCCTACCCCGAGCTGCTGCGCGCCGGGGGCTACGCGCCCGAGCGCATGACGGTGGCGCAGCTGCTCACGCACACGAGCGGGCTGTTCGACTATGCGCAGAGCGACGACTACCTCGCGACGGTGTTCGAGTCCCCCGAGCATGTCTGGACCCGAGAGGAGCAGGTGCGGTTCGCCATGGAGCACGGCGCTCCCGTGGGCGAGCCCGGCGCGGCGTATGTCTATTCGGACACGGGCTATCTGCTGCTCGGCGCGCTGCTGGAGGCGAAGACGGGACTGGGACTCGCCCAGGCGTATCGCAGTCTGCTCGGGTTCGAGCGACTGGGGCTCCAGTCCACCTGGCTCGAAACGCAGGAGGCCGTGCCTTCCGCTGTGATGGGTGCCGCGCCGCAGGCCTATGACGGAGTGCCGCTCGCGAGCATCCACGCGTCAGCGGACCTCTTCGGAGGCGGAGGGCTGGTGTCCACCGCGCCAGACCTCGCGCGCTGGTTCCAGGCGCTGTTCGCGGGACAGGTGTTCGAGCGAGCATCGACGCTCGACACCATGTTGCGTGTGCCCGCGACGAACGAGTCCGAGGGGGGAGCCATGGGCATCTTCCGCGTGCCGCGCGCCAGCGGTGGGCCTTGCTGGCTGCATGAGGGCTTCTGGGGCGCGGCGGTGATGACGTGCCCCGAGCTGAACCTCACCGTGGCGGTGACGTCCCTGGATGCCTCGCACCAAGGTGACGGCGGCACGGCGCTGCTCCGCGCCGCCGTCCAGGCCGCGGCTTCCTGTCAGACGGCGCACTGAGCGCCGCCGTCACGTCGCCGGGGACCAACCCATGGGCAGGTCGGGATTCTCGACCACCGCGTCGAGCAGGCGGAGCAGGTCCGTGCGCATGCGCTCGCCGGTGCTCGGGTCGAACAGGTCGGTGTTGAATTCGAGCACGCCCCCGAAGCCCTCGGACACTTCCTGGAGCGCGAGGGTGACTTCATAGGCGGCGGAGGCGCGGCTCGCCACGACGGGCGTCAGCGTGAGCCCTGGCAACTCCAGCGGCGCGCCGGGGGCGTTCTGGAGCACGAACATCGCCTGGAACACCGGGCTGCGATTCGCGGGGGGGACGACGCCGAGCGCCTCGACCACCTTCTCGAAGGGGACCTCCTGGTGGGCATAGCCTCCCAGGGTCTCCTCTCGCACGCGCTGGAGCAGCTCGCGGAAGGTGGGCGTGCCCGCGAGGCTGACGCGCAGGGCGAGGCCATTGACGAACAAGCCGATGAGCGGCTCCAGCTCGGGATGCAAGCGATTGGCGATGGGTGAGCCGATGACGACCTCGGGCTGTCCCGCGGTCCGCGCCAGCACCGCGCCGAAGAGGGCGAGCAGGGCCATGAACGGCGTCACCTGCTCCCGCTGACAGAGCGCGTTGAGGGCATCGCTGCGTTCACGCCCCAGGTAGACCTCGCGGAAGGTCCCCGCGAAGGTGCGCTCCGCGGGGCGGGGCCGGTCTGTCGGCAGCTCGAGCACGAAGGGCGCTCCGGCCAACGCTTGCTTCCAGTAGTCGAGCCGGTGGGACAGCTCCTCATCCGTCAGCCAGTTGCGCTGCCAC is a window from the Myxococcaceae bacterium JPH2 genome containing:
- a CDS encoding beta-lactamase family protein, which encodes MATRRASFSATVLAFTVSLLACHDASPGPEAPRCDPSPLSASLQSALRDAQAANPGNPGWLLAARIPAAGLELEEAVQAPGLEALSPRAPFRIASVTKTFMAAAILRLVERGQVSLDDTVAAVCPAPYPELLRAGGYAPERMTVAQLLTHTSGLFDYAQSDDYLATVFESPEHVWTREEQVRFAMEHGAPVGEPGAAYVYSDTGYLLLGALLEAKTGLGLAQAYRSLLGFERLGLQSTWLETQEAVPSAVMGAAPQAYDGVPLASIHASADLFGGGGLVSTAPDLARWFQALFAGQVFERASTLDTMLRVPATNESEGGAMGIFRVPRASGGPCWLHEGFWGAAVMTCPELNLTVAVTSLDASHQGDGGTALLRAAVQAAASCQTAH
- a CDS encoding arylsulfatase, with protein sequence MSGNGKPKTNGNGHAAKQAGRKPNILVIWGDDIGLWNISAYNQGMMGYRTPHIDRIAREGALMTDCYGQQSCTAGRAAFITGMNPLRTGLTTIGMPGADYGLQDSDPTIAEMLKPLGYVCGQFGKNHLGDSNRYLPTVHGFDEFHGNLYHLNAENEPECPDYPKDPAFKARFGPRGVLHSWATDRDDPTEEERWGRVGRQKVVDTGPLTKKRMETVDEEFVASSLSFMERAVQEGKPFFLWHNSTRTHVWTFLQEKYRNKTGKGLYADAMTELDDQVGLLLKKLDELGIADNTLVVFSTDNGVEKMGWPDGGNAPFRGEKGSTWEGGVRVPCVARWPGVIPPGTVVNDIFAHEDWMPTLVAAAGGPTDLAEKCKQGFKVGNKTFRVHLDGYDQRELLSGQGPGKRHEFIYVLDSGNIAAVRYDDWKVIFSYQDGHGPDMWFSGKRFNPAWPYLINLRSDPFEEGLYSGLYTQWYGERMFLFVPAQALVKRFAQSLLDYVPSQAPGSLSIGPLKEQVKEKMKETRTAGKAEVSDQVMNLAQEIEKALHRLQQSHA
- a CDS encoding helix-turn-helix transcriptional regulator, translating into MLGSPRTQTAPHRQWGTALLVGLDDVVTVRHAEGTTRGRIVVVPRDVPHVTRCEGPLLSVVLDADRHRATVQASLPSQPFAITDPAVLAEAVSLAAHPSHDTPRRAEALAARLFPTGPAPVGDGRIARLLDTLEDSEPRSLVELARGLRLSPGHVSELFHARVGISLRRWLLWRRLLRSLPLFRAGHLADTAASAGFADQAHLTRTCVRLAGYSPRSLANMLAR
- a CDS encoding MgtC/SapB family protein; its protein translation is MERVDLLVRLLVAGGAGIVLGLPYRKRPGGVRTHYLVTLGAALFCSAGANVVGPKAQETLRIIQGVASGIGFVGAASVLKRGSAIFGITTAASIWIAAAVGCEAVLGSPVLAGLVAVVIALSNLLLSLLERRVFHRRRVMSEFQDEVPTPKPPCQD